From Metasolibacillus fluoroglycofenilyticus, one genomic window encodes:
- a CDS encoding aminopeptidase, producing the protein MTFEEKLAEYAELAVRVGVNIQQGQYLLINTSTDTLDFTRLVVEKAYEAGAGRVHVNLTDAVFERAFFEHATTEEINKFPQWIVAQREELIARQGALLWIDAEDPDLLAGIDVAKLATQQKAAGSALVNYRKAVMNDDIAWSIIAVPSTKWAAKVFPSLAADKQVNALWEAIFATVHIGQGNAVAQWQNHIANLEARAEKLNSKKYKKLHYKASGTNLTIELPEKHIWQCGSSKTPKGTIFIANMPTEEVYTLPAKYGVNGTVSNTKPLVYKGNIIDQFTLTFEAGKITAAKAEVGNELLQELIHADEGSCYLGEVALVPHESPISASNILYYNTLFDENASNHLAIGEAYPTCYEGGRELEQAQLESLGINTSITHEDFMIGSGEMNIDGELEDGTYEPIFRQGSWAF; encoded by the coding sequence ATGACATTTGAGGAGAAATTAGCTGAGTACGCGGAGCTAGCTGTACGCGTAGGGGTAAACATTCAACAGGGGCAGTATTTATTAATTAATACATCGACAGATACGTTAGATTTTACACGCTTAGTTGTAGAAAAAGCATATGAGGCAGGTGCAGGGCGTGTACATGTTAATTTAACGGATGCAGTATTTGAGCGCGCATTTTTTGAGCATGCAACAACAGAGGAGATTAACAAGTTTCCACAGTGGATTGTTGCACAGCGTGAGGAATTAATTGCACGTCAAGGAGCATTATTATGGATTGATGCTGAGGACCCAGACTTATTAGCAGGTATTGATGTAGCAAAACTTGCCACACAGCAAAAGGCAGCAGGAAGTGCGCTTGTGAATTATCGAAAAGCGGTAATGAATGATGATATTGCATGGTCGATTATTGCTGTACCATCTACAAAATGGGCGGCAAAAGTATTTCCAAGCTTGGCGGCAGATAAGCAAGTAAACGCTTTATGGGAGGCAATTTTTGCAACGGTGCATATTGGGCAAGGAAATGCTGTGGCGCAATGGCAAAACCATATTGCAAATCTGGAGGCGAGAGCCGAAAAGTTAAATAGTAAAAAATATAAAAAGCTACATTACAAAGCATCTGGTACAAATTTAACAATCGAGCTACCGGAGAAACATATTTGGCAATGCGGTAGTAGTAAAACCCCAAAAGGAACAATTTTTATTGCTAATATGCCAACGGAGGAAGTATACACACTGCCAGCGAAATATGGTGTAAACGGCACAGTATCAAATACGAAGCCCCTAGTTTATAAAGGGAACATCATTGACCAATTTACGTTGACGTTTGAGGCGGGGAAAATTACCGCTGCGAAGGCAGAGGTTGGTAATGAACTATTGCAGGAATTAATTCATGCGGACGAAGGCTCGTGCTATTTAGGCGAAGTTGCTTTAGTACCACATGAATCGCCGATTTCAGCTTCAAATATTTTGTATTACAACACATTGTTTGATGAAAATGCATCAAATCATTTAGCGATTGGTGAAGCATATCCGACCTGCTACGAAGGTGGACGTGAGCTTGAACAAGCTCAGCTTGAATCGTTAGGTATCAACACATCTATTACACATGAGGACTTTATGATTGGTAGCGGTGAAATGAATATTGACGGTGAATTAGAGGACGGCACATATGAGCCAATTTTCCGTCAAGGAAGCTGGGCATTTTAA
- a CDS encoding SGNH/GDSL hydrolase family protein, with protein sequence MKKWLIVILLFVGATTVQAQEVYIPLGDSLAAGQTPYRQIDTGYTDLIAMQLTLTNELQYYSKELTFPGYTVANVLQRIEQPDAKALLAKATVITISAGANDLLQIVQHRPQAGTLSFSQLTADFSLNQVRQNIGILLEKLEQYAPHATIYVMGYYFPYPHVHPTQMEGTQQQLRLLNQILQQQAERHGAYFIAVEEIFAANAKAYLPNISDFHPTMEGYLVMANAFLQKFNQTLLTKEQLPQPNPLSFESLLQIEKITTELDIRMSPF encoded by the coding sequence ATGAAAAAATGGCTCATTGTTATATTGCTGTTTGTTGGTGCTACAACAGTGCAGGCGCAAGAAGTATATATTCCGCTAGGAGATTCGCTAGCTGCTGGGCAAACCCCTTACCGACAAATTGATACAGGATACACTGATTTAATTGCGATGCAGCTCACATTGACGAATGAGCTGCAATATTACTCAAAGGAATTAACATTTCCAGGCTACACAGTAGCGAATGTTTTACAACGTATAGAACAGCCAGATGCGAAAGCGTTGTTGGCAAAGGCGACAGTCATTACAATATCAGCAGGGGCGAATGATTTATTGCAAATTGTACAGCATCGCCCGCAGGCAGGTACATTGAGCTTTTCGCAGCTAACAGCCGATTTTTCTTTGAATCAAGTACGCCAAAATATAGGAATACTTTTAGAGAAGCTAGAGCAATATGCACCACATGCTACAATCTATGTAATGGGCTATTACTTCCCATACCCGCATGTACATCCTACACAAATGGAAGGCACACAGCAGCAGCTACGTTTGTTAAACCAAATTTTACAGCAGCAAGCTGAGCGACATGGTGCGTATTTTATTGCGGTTGAAGAAATCTTTGCAGCAAATGCTAAAGCGTACTTGCCAAATATTTCAGATTTCCATCCGACAATGGAAGGCTATTTAGTGATGGCGAATGCATTTTTACAAAAATTTAATCAAACACTATTAACAAAAGAGCAGTTACCACAGCCAAACCCATTGTCATTTGAAAGTTTGCTACAAATAGAAAAAATAACAACAGAATTGGATATACGTATGAGCCCGTTTTAG
- a CDS encoding glutathione ABC transporter substrate-binding protein has product MTFSKKSLWLLFLTLTLTLVLAACGGDKKEETDNGGTSNNNEGSQSEGSEKAAEAGGDLIIAELSDASSLDPHGSNDVSSSNVQGNIYETLVVRDANGDLAPGLAESWTQVDDLTWEFKLRTGVTFHDGEAFNADAVKKNFDRVLDPDVGSPRAFLYEMVTEVKVVDETTVQFVTEYPFSPLLAHLTHNGGGIISPKSIDDDYAAMTGDTAAGSVIGTNPVGTGPFKFVSWTPGNEIKLEKNADYWGTPAHVDTVTIKVVPEMATRVAELQSGNAHIIGTVEPNQVANVNASGVATVDETPSTSLTYIGFNTQKAPFDNKLVRQAISKAIDRQTLIDGIYEGYGIPAISPLSPGIFGYTEDVTPTNYDIEEAKALLAEAGYADGFKTTLWTNDNPARQNVAVVLQDALKQLNIDVSIEVMEFGAYLEKTAAGEHDMFILGWSNATGDADYGLYALFHSSQHGDPGNRSFYSNTEVDELLNAGRREADQDARLGIYTDAIKMISDDAPMAFVLHPSILTGVSDKVSGFRVTSDSMYHLKDVKISQ; this is encoded by the coding sequence ATGACATTTTCAAAAAAGTCACTATGGTTACTCTTCTTAACTTTAACGCTAACACTTGTTTTAGCAGCTTGTGGTGGCGATAAGAAAGAAGAGACAGACAACGGTGGTACTTCAAACAACAACGAAGGATCACAATCGGAAGGAAGCGAAAAAGCAGCTGAAGCTGGTGGCGATTTAATTATTGCTGAATTATCAGATGCTTCATCATTAGACCCACACGGTTCAAATGATGTGTCATCTTCAAATGTTCAAGGTAATATTTATGAAACTTTAGTTGTACGTGATGCTAACGGTGATTTAGCACCTGGCTTAGCAGAATCTTGGACACAAGTTGATGACTTAACTTGGGAATTCAAGTTACGTACTGGTGTTACTTTCCACGATGGCGAAGCATTCAATGCAGATGCTGTTAAGAAAAACTTTGATCGCGTATTAGACCCGGATGTTGGTTCTCCACGTGCATTCTTATACGAAATGGTTACAGAAGTAAAGGTAGTTGATGAAACAACTGTACAATTTGTTACAGAGTATCCATTCTCACCATTACTTGCACACTTAACGCATAACGGCGGTGGCATCATTTCTCCAAAATCAATTGATGATGACTACGCTGCAATGACTGGTGATACAGCAGCAGGTTCTGTAATCGGTACAAACCCAGTTGGTACTGGTCCATTCAAATTCGTTTCTTGGACGCCAGGTAACGAAATTAAATTAGAGAAAAATGCTGACTACTGGGGCACGCCAGCACATGTTGACACTGTAACAATTAAAGTAGTTCCAGAAATGGCTACACGCGTTGCTGAGCTACAATCAGGCAATGCTCATATTATTGGTACTGTTGAGCCTAACCAAGTAGCAAATGTAAACGCTTCAGGCGTTGCAACTGTTGATGAAACACCATCAACATCTTTAACTTATATCGGTTTCAATACACAAAAAGCACCATTTGATAACAAGCTTGTTCGTCAAGCGATTTCAAAAGCAATTGACCGTCAAACTCTAATTGATGGTATTTATGAAGGTTACGGTATTCCAGCAATCAGTCCACTTTCACCAGGCATCTTTGGTTATACAGAGGACGTAACACCGACAAACTATGATATTGAAGAAGCAAAAGCTTTACTTGCAGAAGCAGGCTACGCTGATGGATTCAAAACAACACTTTGGACAAATGACAACCCTGCTCGTCAAAATGTTGCGGTTGTTTTACAAGATGCTTTAAAACAATTAAACATTGATGTAAGCATTGAAGTAATGGAGTTCGGTGCATATTTAGAGAAAACAGCTGCTGGTGAGCATGATATGTTCATCCTAGGATGGTCAAACGCTACTGGTGATGCTGACTACGGTCTATATGCATTATTCCACTCTTCTCAACACGGTGACCCAGGTAACCGTTCATTCTACTCTAACACTGAAGTAGACGAATTATTAAATGCTGGTCGTCGTGAAGCAGACCAAGATGCTCGTCTAGGCATCTACACTGACGCAATCAAAATGATTTCAGACGATGCACCAATGGCATTCGTTTTACACCCATCAATTTTAACTGGTGTATCTGATAAAGTGTCAGGCTTCCGCGTAACATCTGACAGCATGTACCACTTAAAAGACGTTAAAATTAGCCAATAA
- the nikC gene encoding nickel transporter permease: MSVQTEKVSSATRSNPRVEAFKTFSKRLLKNKAAVVGGLIILFIILVGIFGPMFLKTDPNAQNLVNKLQPPSKDHWFGTDNFGRDIFTRIIFGTQLTLKVGFLSVFIGGVIGVVLGIVAGYYGGLVDTITMRLMDILLAFPGILLALAIVSVLGGSLTNVIIAVGIFSVPAFARIVRGSTLQVKKLEYIDAVKALGASDGRIIFLHILPNIMSPIIVQATMRIATAILTASGLAFLGLGAQPPEPEWGAMLNEGRTYMHNASHMVMFPGMMIVIVVLAFNIFGDGLRDALDPKMKQ, translated from the coding sequence ATGAGCGTGCAAACTGAAAAGGTTTCAAGCGCAACAAGAAGTAATCCACGAGTAGAGGCTTTTAAAACCTTCTCAAAGAGATTGCTGAAAAATAAGGCTGCAGTAGTTGGGGGCTTAATTATTTTATTCATTATACTAGTTGGTATATTTGGTCCAATGTTTTTGAAAACAGATCCAAATGCGCAAAATTTAGTGAATAAACTTCAACCACCATCAAAGGACCATTGGTTTGGAACTGATAATTTTGGACGAGATATATTTACTCGTATTATTTTCGGTACACAACTTACATTGAAGGTAGGGTTTTTATCAGTATTTATCGGTGGAGTTATTGGTGTAGTATTAGGAATCGTTGCTGGTTATTATGGTGGACTAGTTGATACGATTACGATGCGCCTTATGGATATTCTGCTTGCTTTCCCAGGTATTTTATTAGCATTAGCAATTGTATCTGTATTAGGTGGTAGCTTAACAAATGTAATTATTGCGGTAGGTATTTTCTCTGTGCCAGCATTTGCCCGAATTGTTCGGGGATCTACGCTGCAAGTGAAAAAATTGGAATATATAGATGCTGTAAAGGCACTCGGTGCAAGTGATGGGCGCATTATTTTCCTACATATTTTACCTAATATTATGTCACCAATTATTGTTCAAGCAACAATGCGTATTGCAACAGCTATTTTAACTGCCTCTGGTTTAGCTTTCCTAGGTTTAGGTGCACAGCCGCCAGAGCCTGAATGGGGCGCAATGTTAAACGAAGGGCGTACTTATATGCATAATGCAAGTCATATGGTAATGTTCCCGGGTATGATGATTGTTATTGTTGTATTAGCATTTAATATATTCGGAGACGGTCTACGTGATGCACTAGATCCAAAAATGAAGCAATAA
- a CDS encoding ABC transporter permease, whose translation MTKYIIRRLLQTIPVLLGVSILVFSLMFLIPGDPARVMAGEGASEQTIENLREKLGLNDPAYVQYGRFLTSAVKGDLGNSVRSGRPVMDEISARFWITVELAVYSTVLAVFIGLIAGIVSAVRHYTLTDIFIMIIALFGLSMPNFWLGLVLIQWFALGNLPFGIPMPEWLFEIVQMRPSGWGESWRQMVLPVITLGTGGAAIIARMTRSSMLEVIGQDYIRTARAKGVSERIVIYRHALKNALIPVVTVIGLEFGGFLGGAVLTETIFAINGMGRLTIDAIRQRDFPIVQGTVLVISVIFVLVNLLVDISYKFLNKRIDLN comes from the coding sequence ATGACAAAATATATTATTCGTCGTTTGTTACAAACGATTCCAGTATTACTTGGGGTATCGATTTTAGTATTTTCATTGATGTTCCTTATTCCTGGGGATCCTGCACGCGTAATGGCTGGTGAAGGAGCTTCAGAGCAAACAATTGAAAATCTACGTGAGAAATTAGGGTTAAATGACCCAGCATATGTACAGTATGGTCGCTTTCTGACAAGTGCGGTAAAAGGGGACTTAGGAAACTCGGTTCGTAGTGGTCGCCCTGTAATGGATGAAATTTCAGCTCGCTTTTGGATTACGGTAGAATTAGCAGTATATTCAACGGTTTTGGCTGTGTTTATTGGCTTAATTGCAGGTATTGTTTCTGCTGTACGCCATTACACATTAACAGATATTTTCATAATGATTATCGCCTTATTCGGTTTATCTATGCCGAACTTCTGGCTCGGTTTAGTATTAATTCAATGGTTCGCATTAGGGAATTTACCATTCGGTATACCTATGCCTGAATGGCTCTTCGAAATTGTTCAAATGCGACCTTCTGGTTGGGGTGAGTCATGGCGACAAATGGTGCTGCCAGTTATTACGTTAGGTACTGGTGGAGCAGCTATTATCGCTCGTATGACCCGTTCCTCTATGCTTGAAGTAATCGGACAAGATTATATTCGTACAGCTCGTGCAAAAGGGGTTTCAGAGCGTATTGTTATTTATCGACATGCACTTAAAAATGCTTTAATTCCTGTAGTAACAGTAATTGGACTTGAATTTGGTGGCTTCTTAGGTGGAGCGGTCTTAACAGAAACGATTTTTGCAATTAACGGTATGGGACGTCTAACAATCGATGCGATTAGGCAGCGGGATTTCCCAATTGTGCAAGGAACCGTACTAGTTATTTCGGTCATTTTCGTACTAGTAAACTTACTTGTAGATATTTCATATAAATTCTTAAATAAACGAATCGACTTGAATTAG
- a CDS encoding ABC transporter ATP-binding protein has product MTQQLENILEVNDLQTVFSTDGGEVRAVDGVSFVVPKGKTIGIVGESGSGKSITSLSILRLLAKNGKIKDGEILFKGKDLLKLSDKQMRDIRGNQISMIFQEPMTSLNPVYTVGQQISETLIIHKKISKQEAMKQSVDMLKLVGIPSPEKRVKQYPHELSGGMRQRVMIAMALACDPEILIADEPTTALDVTIQAQILELIRDLQNRLGMSVIMITHDLGVVAETCDYVAVMYAGQVVEYSDVRTLFKNPKHPYTLGLLNSLPRHDVDQEKLIPIKGMVPSPHEMPIGCRFAPRCPVATEGCHTKPPVLEKKGNNEQIRCWMYSEEWDGDSEVTLYGEKRTVKG; this is encoded by the coding sequence GTGACACAACAATTAGAAAATATTTTAGAAGTGAATGACTTACAAACTGTTTTTTCAACTGACGGTGGTGAGGTACGTGCGGTTGATGGTGTCAGCTTTGTCGTACCAAAAGGAAAAACAATTGGTATTGTAGGGGAATCTGGTTCAGGTAAAAGTATTACATCTTTATCAATTCTTCGCCTTTTAGCGAAAAACGGGAAGATTAAAGATGGCGAGATTCTTTTCAAAGGAAAAGATTTACTGAAGCTATCGGATAAACAAATGCGTGATATTCGAGGAAATCAAATTTCAATGATTTTCCAGGAGCCGATGACTTCGTTAAATCCTGTTTATACTGTAGGACAACAAATAAGTGAAACACTTATTATTCATAAAAAGATTTCCAAGCAAGAGGCAATGAAGCAATCGGTAGATATGCTGAAACTTGTAGGAATTCCTTCTCCTGAAAAGCGTGTAAAACAGTATCCGCATGAGCTTTCAGGGGGGATGCGTCAACGTGTTATGATTGCCATGGCATTGGCGTGTGACCCAGAAATTTTAATTGCGGATGAACCAACAACTGCTCTTGACGTAACAATTCAAGCGCAAATTTTAGAGCTTATTCGTGATTTACAAAATCGCTTAGGCATGTCTGTAATTATGATTACACATGACCTAGGTGTAGTAGCAGAAACATGTGACTATGTAGCTGTTATGTATGCAGGTCAGGTAGTAGAATATTCGGATGTACGTACGTTATTTAAAAATCCGAAGCATCCATATACACTGGGGCTACTAAACTCTTTACCGCGTCACGATGTCGATCAAGAAAAGCTTATTCCGATTAAAGGAATGGTGCCAAGCCCACACGAAATGCCTATAGGCTGTCGTTTTGCACCACGTTGCCCAGTGGCTACGGAGGGTTGTCATACTAAGCCACCTGTGCTTGAAAAGAAGGGCAATAACGAGCAAATTCGTTGCTGGATGTACTCAGAAGAGTGGGATGGCGATTCGGAGGTGACGCTATATGGCGAAAAAAGAACTGTTAAAGGTTGA
- a CDS encoding ABC transporter ATP-binding protein produces the protein MAKKELLKVEGLKQYFPIKGGFLGRTVNHVKALDGVSFTVYEGETVSIVGESGCGKSTTGRAILRLEEPTEGVVEFQGTDLTKISKGEMRKFRKDLQIIFQDPYASINPRQTVASVLNEAMQIQNVLPTNQRRARIEELLETVGLRPYQADRYPHEFSGGQRQRIGIARALSVNPKLIICDEAVSALDVSIQAQVLNLLEELQNEYGLTYLFISHDLGVVRHISDRIIVMYLGKIVEIADKVSLFENPQHPYTKALLSAIPVPDPDAKKERVILKGDVPSPIDPPNGCRFHTRCPFATDKCRTEEPVLRTSDLMKEGHQAACHYMEDITKGALTPNY, from the coding sequence ATGGCGAAAAAAGAACTGTTAAAGGTTGAGGGATTAAAGCAATACTTCCCGATTAAAGGTGGCTTTCTTGGTCGTACAGTGAACCACGTAAAAGCACTGGATGGTGTTTCATTTACAGTTTATGAAGGTGAAACTGTAAGTATTGTAGGAGAATCAGGTTGCGGTAAATCAACAACTGGCCGTGCTATTTTAAGATTGGAGGAGCCTACAGAAGGTGTTGTAGAGTTCCAAGGTACAGATTTAACTAAGATTTCTAAAGGAGAAATGCGTAAGTTCCGCAAAGATTTACAAATTATTTTTCAGGACCCTTACGCTTCGATAAATCCGCGTCAAACAGTAGCGTCTGTTCTGAACGAGGCGATGCAAATTCAAAATGTATTGCCAACCAATCAGCGACGTGCGCGCATCGAGGAGCTTTTGGAAACGGTAGGTTTACGTCCATATCAAGCGGACCGTTACCCACATGAATTCTCTGGTGGTCAGCGTCAACGTATTGGTATTGCGCGTGCGCTTTCTGTAAATCCAAAGCTAATTATTTGTGATGAGGCGGTATCTGCACTAGACGTATCGATTCAGGCACAGGTTTTAAACTTATTAGAGGAATTACAAAATGAATATGGCTTAACATATTTATTTATCTCGCATGATTTAGGGGTAGTACGACATATTTCAGACCGTATTATCGTTATGTATTTAGGGAAAATTGTAGAGATTGCAGATAAGGTTAGCTTGTTTGAAAATCCACAGCACCCATATACGAAAGCATTACTATCAGCAATTCCTGTTCCAGATCCAGATGCTAAAAAAGAGCGGGTTATTTTAAAAGGTGATGTACCATCACCAATCGACCCGCCAAACGGCTGTCGTTTCCATACGCGCTGTCCATTTGCGACAGATAAATGTCGTACAGAGGAGCCAGTGTTACGTACATCTGATTTGATGAAAGAAGGCCATCAAGCGGCATGTCACTATATGGAAGACATCACAAAAGGTGCATTGACGCCAAATTATTAG
- a CDS encoding exonuclease SbcCD subunit D encodes MKIFHTADWHLGKLVQGVYMTDEQRFILEQFIAAIDEEQPDAVIIAGDLYDRAIPPVEAVDLLDDILSRITLQRKIPVLAIAGNHDSPTRLQFGRQLMERAGLHIAGEINAIWQPIILNDEHGEVHFHFIPFAEPAIVKTILQDDSITTYDEAMKKVIEQIMPTLNSDARHIAIAHAFVTPNGDKQENTSDSERPLVIGGSECVDAHYFAPFHYTALGHLHRAHYVLNETIRYAGSPLKYSASEANHEKGFLIIDLAADGTVTVTKRPLIPRRDLRIVEGTLQEILRHQESEDYVFVRLIDTTPVIGAMEQIRTVYKNALHVERKAMFLERDEEQIPMRDQLDERTLFQGFMKEMTGEEPSAIACKLFDEALQELLKEEREEEKVK; translated from the coding sequence ATGAAAATTTTTCATACGGCAGACTGGCATTTAGGAAAGCTTGTACAAGGTGTATATATGACAGACGAGCAGCGCTTTATTTTAGAGCAGTTTATTGCAGCGATTGATGAAGAACAGCCGGATGCTGTTATTATCGCTGGTGATTTGTATGACCGTGCCATACCTCCAGTAGAGGCAGTGGATTTATTAGATGATATATTAAGTAGAATTACATTGCAGCGAAAAATTCCTGTTCTAGCTATTGCGGGCAATCATGATAGTCCTACTCGCTTACAGTTCGGACGTCAGTTAATGGAACGAGCAGGCTTACATATCGCTGGAGAGATAAATGCTATATGGCAGCCAATCATTTTAAATGATGAACATGGTGAAGTTCATTTTCACTTCATTCCATTTGCGGAGCCAGCAATAGTAAAGACCATATTGCAGGATGATAGCATCACTACATACGATGAAGCGATGAAAAAAGTGATTGAGCAAATTATGCCAACTTTAAATTCGGATGCACGCCATATAGCTATTGCCCATGCCTTCGTAACACCAAATGGTGATAAGCAAGAGAATACAAGCGACTCAGAGCGACCGTTAGTTATCGGTGGCTCAGAATGTGTCGATGCCCATTATTTTGCACCATTTCATTATACGGCGTTAGGGCATTTACATCGCGCACATTATGTGCTGAATGAAACGATACGTTATGCAGGCTCACCTCTTAAGTATTCAGCATCAGAAGCTAATCATGAAAAAGGCTTCCTAATTATAGACTTAGCCGCTGATGGTACAGTTACCGTAACGAAACGCCCACTTATTCCTCGCAGAGATTTGCGTATTGTAGAGGGTACTTTGCAGGAAATTTTACGCCATCAAGAAAGTGAGGACTATGTTTTTGTTCGTCTAATTGATACGACACCAGTAATTGGTGCAATGGAACAAATACGTACAGTTTATAAAAATGCATTGCATGTGGAGAGAAAAGCAATGTTTTTGGAACGTGATGAAGAGCAAATACCAATGCGTGACCAACTAGATGAACGTACATTATTTCAAGGCTTTATGAAGGAAATGACAGGCGAGGAACCCTCAGCTATTGCATGCAAATTATTTGACGAAGCTTTACAGGAGCTTTTAAAGGAAGAACGTGAGGAGGAAAAAGTGAAATGA